From a region of the Archocentrus centrarchus isolate MPI-CPG fArcCen1 chromosome 18, fArcCen1, whole genome shotgun sequence genome:
- the LOC115796978 gene encoding uncharacterized protein LOC115796978, protein MGNISAKYKNFISQSILISSGPPAVYQLKPEKKKTDYLTRLTVGERNPNKINKTILLVGETGTGKSTLINSLLNYSIGVKFEDEVWFQIVEDEKRKQTESQTSDVIVYEIFGFEDETLPYSLTIIDTPGYGDTRGTDKDDIVIKRLFDLFRSDDGVREVTAVGLVIKASENRVSDRLRYIFNSVMSLFGNDVEKNIVALITHSDGVTPKNALQALEDAGIKCARNEKNQPTHFLFNSLQKEQRTEENEMSLEFAWKVSKRGMSQFTAFVTITAPQNTKKTVEVMNSRIRLKACIENLKDRIKTTEQKQEEIKQIQEALKKNEEEMKKNKNFKIKVNEVYKDKEDFTGQRWWFFGWFYVAAVNCTHCEETCHYPKDCTWANNPESCAVMKDGCCTVCTNKCPVSDHVKEEWIYVTKTRSVEKTLNHLKEKFEKNKSEKKKQLLDESYQYVLKLEQIALKADSASTLDHLDFLIEKMKEEGDREKVQKLEEKRSRVDEGTRLAQWYKFGKLFK, encoded by the exons ATGGG GAATATCTCAGCTAAATACAAGAACTTCATCTCCCAAAGTATTCTGATCTCTTCAGGACCTCCTGCTGTCTACCAGctgaaaccagaaaaaaagaaaactgattaTCTGACCAGACTGACTGTTGGTGAAAGAAATCCAAACAAGATAAATAAAACCATCTTACTTGTGggtgaaacaggaacaggaaaatCTACTCTGATCAACTCTCTGCTCAACTACAGCATAGGAGTGAAGTTTGAGGATGAGGTCTGGTTTCAGATCGTGGAGGATGAGAAGAGAAAGCAGACAGAAAGTCAGACATCAGATGTGATCGTGTATGAGATCTTTGGGTTTGAAGATGAAACTCTGCCCTACTCTCTGACCATCATCGATACTCCTGGATATGGAGACACCAGAGGCACTGATAAAGATGACATCGTCATAAAGAGGTTATTTGACTTGTTTCGATCAGATGATGGAGTTCGTGAGGTTACTGCAGTGGGTCTGGTGATAAAGGCGAGTGAGAATCGAGTGAGTGACCGACTGAGGTACATCTTCAATTCAGTGATGTCTCTGTTTGGAAACGATGTGGAGAAAAACATTGTAGCTCTCATCACACACTCAGACGGAGTAACACCTAAAAATGCTCTCCAAGCTCTTGAAGATGCTGGTATTAAATGTGCCAGAAATGAGAAGAATCAACcaactcacttcctgtttaataGCCTACAGaaagaacagagaacagaagaaaatgagaTGAGTTTGGAGTTTGCATGGAAAGTATCAAAGAGGGGAATGAGTCAATTCACTGCCTTTGTAACAATAACTGCAcctcaaaacacaaagaaaacagttgAAGTCATGAATTCACGCATCAGACTGAAGGCCTGCATCGAAAACCTGAAAGACAGAATTAAGACCActgaacagaaacaggaagaaatcaaACAGATTCAAGAAGCtctgaagaaaaatgaagaagagatgaagaagaataagaacttcaaaataaaagttaatgagGTCTACAAAGATAAAGAAGATTTCACAGGTCAGAGGTGGTGGTTCTTTGGGTGGTTCTATGTAGCAGCTGTTAACTGTACACACTGTGAAGAAACCTGTCACTATCCTAAAGACTGCACATGGGCCAATAATCCTGAAAGCTGTGCGGTCATGAAAGATGGCTGCTGTACCGTTTGTACCAACAAGTGTCCTGTATCAGATCATGTGAAAGAAGAGTGGATCTATGTGACCAAAACAAGGAGCGTTGAGAAGACTTTGAATCATCTGAAAGAGAAGTTTGAGAAGAATAAATCAGAAA AGAAGAAGCAGTTACTGGATGAGTCCTACCAATATGTCCTCAAACTGGAGCAGATCGCCCTGAAAGCTGATTCAGCATCCACTCTTGACCACCTGGACTTCCTGATTGAGAAGATGAAGGaggaaggagacagagagaaggtccagaagctggaggagaagAGAAGCAGAGTGGATGAAGGAACCAGATTAGCTCAGTGGTACAAGTTTGGTAAACTGTTTAAGTGA